TACGTCGTCGTTAAAAGGATCTACTGCTATGTGAAATCCTCCAATACCTTTAATCGCCACGACGTAGCCTTCCTCTATTAGCTTTGCTGTAAGCTGTATGGGATCCCCTTCGACCCTTTCCCCATTAATATCTTCCAGGGAAAGTCTGGGACCGCAAATTGGGCAACTTATCCCTTGTGCGTCAAATCTTCTCTCGTTTTCTGGGTCGTCATACTCCCTTTGACAATGAGCACACATTGGGAAATCATTCATTGATGTGTTTTCCCTATCGTAAGGTAACTTGTATAACATAGAGAATCTCGGACCGCAGTATGCACAACTGTTAAAAGGATACCTGTAATGTCTGTCCTTCTTGTCTAGAACTTCTCTCATGCAATCTTCACATACTGCTAGATCTGGTGGAATTTCTCCGGGCTCTTCTATTGCATTTTCGCTCTTTAAGATCTTGAAATCGTTGAAATTCTCAATATCGCTCTCTTCAACTACAATTTTCTCTATCCTAGCAGGAGGCGGTAGTTTTGAAAAGAACTGTGACATGAACTTTCCTATGTTTTCTTCATTTCCTATAACCTTTACTTCAACCTCACTACCTCCTAAATTCCTTACGTAACCTTTGACTCCTGATTTAACAGCAATCCTGTAAATGAAAGGACGGAATCCGACGCCTTGAACTATGCCGGAGAAAATTATTCTGTAAACTTTCATAAAATATGTTATTACTGAAGGAAATATAATAGTTTTTACGGTTAGCTCAATAAGTGCTTTGTAGGATAGTTCAATTTTTATCAAATTTAGTTAAACTTACTTTTAATCCAACGCTTAATATATGGACAATGGGATTGGCACTTAAAGAAGTACACAACAAAGCGTTATCATATTAAACATGACAGCAAGAGTCAAAGTAATGCGAATCTATCATTAAATAAATTTATCAGAGTTAAAATATATACATTTAAAAGCATTGCTCAAGAAGATTTTTATTGTACAAAAAGACATGAATATATGGACTATTGCCAAGCACTAAAAGAAGTTCTTAATCATAACATTATTTGGCTTGAAGCACAATCGTGCTCAGGAGAAACGGTAATGATGTTAAAGGAAGGTTGTGAAGGAGTAGACGACTTATTCTTTCACTCCTCTCCGGTTAAGCTAATATCTATCGTAGCTGAAGACAAATCTGGGCCAGATATGCTAAATGATATCCTAAATGCAGATAATTACCTTTTGGTGGTAGAAGGTGCGATACCTAAAGACGATAAACTGTGTAACTTTGGCGGAATGAGTTGTAGCGAAATCCTAAAGAGGCTCTCTGAAAAGGCTATA
This genomic interval from Acidianus sp. HS-5 contains the following:
- a CDS encoding Ni,Fe-hydrogenase I small subunit; translated protein: MDYCQALKEVLNHNIIWLEAQSCSGETVMMLKEGCEGVDDLFFHSSPVKLISIVAEDKSGPDMLNDILNADNYLLVVEGAIPKDDKLCNFGGMSCSEILKRLSEKAIAVVAVGSCAVNGGIIREVGGQGVGEVLKKKVYEVPGCPASDKTMVAMLYSVLQGAK